CGGTTGGAGCAGCAAGGATAATTGCAGCCGTAGCTTCTGGAATAGTCATGTTCGAGAGAGACGATGAAGAGATAATCGTTGAAATTGTGAAGAGAGGATCGTTgaagttgaagaagaaagagagcaGCAAAGAGGCATGGGCCAGTATTGAATGATACACACTCTCGATCTCTCTCATGTTTCACATTTTTCACATGTGATATTGATTTATCATCACATGTGAATTCGTTCCTTGGGTTGCAAGTTCTAAATCTTTGTATTTTTGGAAATCAAATATTGCATGTAAGCCTACCTTATATAAGTCCAATGAGCTGATCTCTTCATGTAAACTCTATATATTCTCCAATTGGAGAACCCAATTCTAGTGTGGAATAATATCAATATCTTCAGACACATTATGGTATCCAGAGCCAATTAATCTCCAACaagatttttttctttgtttgggacATTTTATCTCTTCCTTCATGGGGGACGAAGTTCAATCCTCCACTGTTGTGCCTTCCACCACTCCACCACCTCTATCCTCTTCGTCTTCCCCCTTCTCCAATGCTCATCACTATATTTCCATTAAACTCACCTCTAAGAATTGTTATTTTGGCAAAATCAAGTTGAACCGTTTCTTGATGGCCAAAATTTGTTTGGTTATCTTGATGGAAGTACACCATGTCCTGAAGATCCTATTGCCTGAGCTCACTGGCGTCGTTAAGATTCTATGTTTCGAAGTCTTCTTCTTGCCTCCCTCTTTGAAGAAGTATTTTCGTTAGTTCTTGGCAAGAAAACAAGTCAGACTATTTGGGACACTTTATATACTGCTTTCTCTTCTCCGTCTGAGAGCAGGATTATGTCCTTGACCATGGCCTTCAAGACCTGACACAGAAACCTGATGAACCGGTCTCAGATTTTTTGTAACGTACTAAGATTATTGCTGCCGAAGTACGTGCTGCAGGCCATGCCTTGCGTCCCAGTGCCTTTAATCTTCATATTTTTCAGGGCCTGAGAACCAAATTTAAGTCCATGGTCTCCTCTCTTCTTACCAGGATTGATCCGATTGCTTATGTTGACCTGCATGCTATGCTCCTCAGCCATGAATTTCTTCATGGCTCCTCTCTGAAGAAACTTGCCCTTACTGATGCTACTTCTCCAACCAGTTCACCTACTGCCAATACAGTTCAACTTTTAGGTTCCTCCTCGGATTCTGGTTCTCAAGTTACTCAGCGTGGGGGTCGTGGCGGCCGTTTGGGCCTTGGCCGTGGTGGTCGCAGTCGTGGAGGTCCTTATGGTGGTTAATACCCTGGGCTATTTTGGTGTTCCATTTGTCGCCGCACTAATCATTCAACAGACTGATGCTATTTCCGTCAATAATCTAGTAACATCACCCAACCCCTACTCTACCAATCCAATAACCCACCACCCACAGTCCATTACACCTATCCCTCTTatgctccttcttcttccacttttggccatcccaatccaccaatgtTACCGACCCCCCATCCATCACCTGCCTTACTGTGGTATCCTGACACGGGGGCATCCCATCATGTAACCCTAGACATCCAACCCTTTTTTAGTTTGATGACTACATAGGGCTAGATCAATTGCAcgttggtaatggtaagggctTACCAATCTCTCACATTGGTtactcttcccttccttctctctcttctcgttcttttcatttaaatgatgttcttcatgttccttcGATTTCTAAGCATCTTCTTTCTGTTTAGATATTTTTCTCCTGATAATAATgcttattttgaatttcacccgTCTTATTTCCTTGTGAAGGATCAGATCACCAAGTCCACTCTACTGTCCGGACCGAGTAAAGGTGGTCTTTATGAACTTACTTCATCAAGCCGGCCTTTTGCTCACTCTACTGTTCGTTCCTCCATTAACATCTGACATTGTCGTTTAGGACACCCTAATGAGCGATTACTTCGTCATATGGTTAATAAAAATCATTTACCTTGCTTTTCATCACATTTTAATATTGTTTGTACGGCTTGTCAATTAGGTAAAGCCAGTCGTCTCTCTTTATCTGTTACAGACAGTCGaagtttatttcctttggatttaatttacaatgatgtgtggggtccatcCCCTACACCCACTTTATATGGTCATAGATTCTATGttatatttattgatgacaaTACTAAATTCATACGGTTTTATCCTCTTGTTCACAAATCTGAGGCTTTCACAAATTTTCAGCAATTTCAAGCTCTTGTTGAGCGACAAATTGATAGGAAAATTAAGGCCATTCAAACGGATTGGGGTGGGGAGTTTCGAACTCTACCTACATTTTTCACAAACATTGGTGTTTCGTATAGGGTTTCCGCTCCCCATACCCATGAACAACAAGGGGCTGTTGAACACCATCATAGGCACATTGTCGAAATAGGGCTCTCCCTTCTTGCTCATGGGTCGATTCCTCAAATTTACTAGAATTTTGCATTTGAAACTGCCGTTTATTTGATCAATCGAATGCCTTCGACTGTTTCCCATGGTGTTTCCCCTTTTCAACTAGTTTCTCATAAATTATCGGATTATCATTTTcttaaagtgtttggttgtttATGTTTCCCTTATTTGCACCCATATAATAGGCATAAGATGGATTTTCGCACATTACCTTGTGTATTTCTAGGCTACAGCTCATCCCATACTGGTTATAGGTGCATTCACATTCCTTCTAATAGGATTTACATTGCCCGTCACGTTCGTTTTGATGAaaattcttttcccttctccAACCCATTTCTGTGTCCTTCACaaccttccccttctctttgtGCTTCCCCTTGGGCTGCTGCCCCTATTCGGCTCCCACCATTGGGCCATCCGCCACCGCCTGGTGTGCCCTCACCATTACCACCTCCACTTGATTGCTcacccaatgtgacgaccacGGTACCTCCTCCCTCACCCTTGCTGTCACTATTAGCCTCTCCCATTGCCACACCCTTACCATCACTCTCACCTACAGTGACCCCACCATCTCCGCCTAGGCGCACTCACCTCATTAGTGATTTGTATGCCGCCACCTCCATGTCTACATCGCTGCCCTCTACATCTGTGCAGCCTCACCCACGACCTCTAAAGTTCCTGAGTGGCGCATTGCTATGGTAGAGGAGTATAATGCATTAATTAAAAATGGTACTTGGTCTTTGGTACCACGCCAACCACATATGAATCACAAAGGGTGCAAGTGGGTGTATCGCATTAAGCGGAAAGCGGATTGCTCTCTTGAGTGCTACAAAGCACGTCTTGTTGCATTTCACCAGCAGTATGGGATTGACTATGGTGAAACTTTCAGTCCAGTCATTAAACCAACTACTATTTATTGCGTTCTCTCAATAGTTGTCTCGCAAGGATGGTCATTCCACTAATTAGATGTCCgtaatgcctttctccatggccagttggaagaggaggttttctTGTCTCAACCGCCCGGGTTCACTGACTCCAACCATTTGAACTATGTTTGTCGCCTTCATCGCTCCATTTATGTTCTTAAACAGGCACCTCGGGCTTGGTTTCGTCGGTTATCTGATTTACTTCTTCTTGGATTTCGTGGTTCCAAGACTGACACTTTACTTTTTATATGCACTCAGGGTGCCCATGTGTGCTACATTCTGATATATGTTGATGGCATTCTAGTTACTGGTAGCGACCCATCCATGATATCTTCTCTATTGCAGCAACTTTCTGGTGAATTTTCCCTCAATGATCTTGGGAATTTGCATTTTTTCCTTGGTGTCCAAGCTACCACTCATTCCAAGGGATTGCAATTGTCTCAATCTTGGTATATCTCTGACTTGTTGCGCCGCACTGGCATGATTGACTGCAAACCAGTGCACACTCCCATGGCTAGTACACAAAAGGCATTGGATGCAGGGAGTGGTCCCCTATGCAACCCTACTGAGTATCATTCGATTATGGGTGCTTTATAATATGTAACCCTTACTCGTCTGGATGTTGCATTTGACGTCAATCAGGCCTGCCAGTTTATGTATGCACCCACTTTTGAGCACTGGTAGATGGTGGAGCATATTCTCAGATATCTAAAACACACCTACTCTCATGGTTTGCTCATTGAACGCTCTGCTTCCCGTTCTTTGCAAGCCTTTTCTGATGTTGACTGGGCGGGTGACAATCTTGACCGAAAATCTACAGGTGGCTTCACCATTTTTCTATGCCCTAATCTTATATCCTGGACATCCTATAAGCAGAAAATGGAGGCAAGCTCTTAAACAGGCACCTCGGGCTTGGTTTCGTCAGTTATCTGATTTACTTCTTCTTGGATTTCGTGGTTCCAAGACTGACACTTTACTTTTTATATGCACTCAGGGTGCCCATGTGTGCTACATTCGATATATGTTGATGGCATTCTAGTTCTGGTAGCGACCCATCCATGATATCTTCTCTATTGCAAACAACTTTTCGGTGAATTTTCCCTCAATGATCTTGGGAATTTGCATTTTTCCTTGGTGTCCAAGCTACCACTCATTCCAAGGGATTGCAATTGTCTCAATCTTGGTATATCTCTGACTTGTTGTGCCGCACTGGCATGATTGACTGCAAACCAGTGCACACTCCCATGGCTAGTACACAAAAGGCATTGGATGTAGGGGGTGCTGCCCTATGCAACCCTACTGAGTATCATTCGATTATGGGTGCTTTGCAATATGTAACCCTTACTCATCTGGATGTTGCATTTGACGTCAATCAGGCCTGCCAGTTTATGTATGCACCCACTTTTGAGCACTGGTAGATGGTGGAGCGTATTCTCAGATATCTAAAACATACCTACTCTCATGGTTTGCTCATTGAACGCTCTGCTTCCCGTTCTTTGCAAGCCTTTTCTGATGTTGACTGGGTGGGTGACAATCTTGACCGAAAATCTACAGGTGGCTTCACCATTTTTCTATGCCCTAATCTTATATCCTGGACATCCTATAAGCAGAAAATGGTGGCAAGCTCTAAACAGGCACCTCGGGCTTGGTTTCGTCGGTTATCTGATTTACTTCTTCTTGGATTTCGTGGTTCCAAGACTGACACTTTACTTTTTATATGCACTTAGGGTGCCCATGTGTGCTACATTCTGATATATGTTGATGGCATTCTAGTTACTGTTAGCAACCCATCCATGATATCTTCTCTATTGCAGCAACTTTCTGGTGAATTTTCCCTCAATGATCTTGGGAATTTGCATTTTTTCCTTGGTGTCCAAGCTACCACTCATTCCAAGGGATTGCAATTGTCTCAATCTTGGTATATCTCTGACTTGTTATGCCGCACTGGCATGATTGACTGCAAACCAGTGCACACTCCCATGGCTAGTACACAAAAGGCATTGGATGCAGGGGGTGCTCCCCTATGCAACCCTACTGAGTATCATTCGATTATGGGTGCTTTGCAATATGTAACCCTTACTTGTCTGGATGTTGCATTTGACGTCAATCAGGCCTGCCAGTTTATGTATGCACCCACTTTTGAGCACTGGTAGATGGTGGAGCGTATTCTCAGATATCTAAAACACACTTACTCTCAAGGTTTGCTCATTGAACGCTCTGCTTCCTGTTCTTTGCAAGCCTTTTCTGATGTTGACTGGGTGGGTGACaatcttgaccaaaaatctacaGGTGGCTTCACCATTTTTCTATGCCCTAATCTTATATCCTGGACATCCTATAAGCAGAAAATGGTGGCAAGCTCTTCAACAGAGGCTGAATACAAGGCTTTGGCTGATGCCTTGGCTGAGTTAATCTGGCTTGAGTCCTTATTTGGTGAACTTGGCTATCCTCTTTCTGGCGCACCAATTCTATGGTGTGATAACATTGGGGCGACTTACTTATCTGGCAATCCGGTGTTTCATGCCCGCATAAAACATGTCGAAATAGATTTTCACTTTGTTTGAGATCGTGTGGCCAAGAAGCAACTTcaagtccagtttatttatACTCAAGACTAACTTGCAGATACTCTCACAAAGACACTTGGCACAACCCGGTTTCAATTTCTCAGGGACAAGCTGAATATTCGGGTTCCCGTATTTCccccttgagggggtgtattgaacGATACACACTCTCTCTCATGTTTCACATTTTTCACATGTGATCTTGATTTATCATCACATGTGAATTCGTTCCTTGGGTTGCAAGTTCTGAATCTTTGTATTTTTGGAAATCCAATGTTGCATGTAAGCCTACCTTGTATAAGTCCAGTGAGCTGATCTTGTCATGTAAACTCTACATATTCTCCAATTGGAGAATCCAATTCTAGTGTGGAATAATATCAATATCTTTAGACTCATTAGCCAGAGACTCAAGATACCATATCAGAACTCAATActttttcattgattttaaCGTTTCTATTACagagacatatatatatacaataggGAGTGAGAGGAATCACAATAACACTAGGAGTGCTGTTATCATAACActaagagaagagagagcatTATTGCATGTGATAACCACTCTAGAGTTTGAATCACTCTTGGAGTTTCACATACGGTAATGTTCGGTAAGTGATGTGTAAGAAGAGGTTGAATCTAAGTAGGAATCAATATGAACTGATATGAGGGATGTATATTGGTCTCTCATTTTCCAAAGATGAAAGCCTTGGCACTGCATCCATGTTCGGGCTCAATATAGCATCACAACAGTGGGGTGAGTTTAACTAGCGCAGTGAGAAGGATCACATCACATCGATAACTAAGTCATGCATACATGGGAATCATTCTAGAATCATGTTGAACTCATGAATGCATCAATCTGAATTATAATA
The sequence above is a segment of the Telopea speciosissima isolate NSW1024214 ecotype Mountain lineage chromosome 7, Tspe_v1, whole genome shotgun sequence genome. Coding sequences within it:
- the LOC122668712 gene encoding uncharacterized mitochondrial protein AtMg00810-like gives rise to the protein MVERILRYLKHTYSHGLLIERSASRSLQAFSDVDWVGDNLDRKSTVTVSNPSMISSLLQQLSGEFSLNDLGNLHFFLGVQATTHSKGLQLSQSWYISDLLCRTGMIDCKPVHTPMASTQKALDAGGAPLCNPTEYHSIMGALQYVTLTCLDVAFDVNQACQFMYAPTFEHW